A single window of Mycolicibacterium madagascariense DNA harbors:
- a CDS encoding dolichyl-phosphate-mannose--protein mannosyltransferase: protein MPVGEFGPLDRMQGWAMTSVIMALATLTRFLNLGSPTDDGTPIFDEKHYAPQAWQMLGNHGVEDNPGYGLVVHPPAGKELLAIGEAMFGYDGLGWRFSGAVCGVILVVLVARIVRRITRSTLIGGIAGLLLIVDGVSFVIARTALLDIFLTLFVVAAFGALIVDRDDVRERMHRALLEGRIAQTPWGPRLGVRWWRFGAGVLLGLAVAVKWSGLYYVLFFGLMTLAFDVAARRQYRVPRPWMGTLRRDVGPLAYVFGLIPLGVYLASYAPWFASETAIDRHQEGLAFAGGGLIPDSLRSLWHFTYGAFTFHAGLTNAAGNHHPWESKPWTWPMSLRPVLYAIDQEHVAGCGAQSCVKAVMLVGTPAMWFLAVPVLAWAVWRSFVKKDWRYAVALTGYCAGFLPWFADIDRQMYFFYAAPMAPFLIMMIALILGDVLYAPRQNAERRTLGLLVVCIYVAVVITNFAWLYPILTGLPISQSTWNMQIWLPSWR, encoded by the coding sequence ATGCCCGTCGGCGAGTTCGGACCGCTGGACCGGATGCAGGGCTGGGCCATGACGTCGGTCATCATGGCGCTCGCGACGCTGACGCGGTTCCTGAACCTCGGGTCGCCCACCGACGACGGCACGCCGATATTCGACGAGAAGCACTACGCGCCGCAGGCCTGGCAGATGCTCGGCAACCACGGCGTCGAGGACAACCCCGGCTACGGCCTGGTGGTGCATCCGCCCGCAGGCAAGGAACTGCTCGCCATCGGTGAGGCGATGTTCGGCTACGACGGGCTGGGCTGGCGGTTCTCCGGAGCCGTGTGCGGCGTCATCCTGGTGGTGCTCGTCGCCCGGATCGTCCGGCGGATCACCCGCTCGACGCTCATCGGCGGCATCGCCGGGCTCCTGCTCATCGTCGACGGCGTGAGCTTCGTCATCGCCCGGACTGCCCTGCTGGACATCTTCCTGACCCTGTTCGTGGTGGCGGCCTTCGGAGCGCTGATCGTCGACCGCGACGACGTGCGCGAGCGGATGCACCGCGCGTTGCTCGAGGGGCGCATCGCGCAGACGCCGTGGGGGCCACGGCTGGGTGTGCGCTGGTGGCGCTTCGGCGCGGGGGTCCTGCTGGGGCTCGCGGTCGCGGTCAAGTGGTCCGGGCTCTACTACGTGCTGTTCTTCGGCCTGATGACGTTGGCGTTCGACGTGGCGGCGCGCCGCCAGTACCGCGTGCCGCGGCCCTGGATGGGAACGCTGCGTCGCGACGTCGGACCGCTGGCCTACGTGTTCGGCCTCATCCCCCTCGGCGTGTACCTGGCGTCGTATGCGCCGTGGTTCGCGTCGGAGACGGCGATCGACCGCCACCAGGAGGGTCTGGCGTTCGCCGGCGGCGGCCTGATCCCCGATTCGCTGCGCTCGCTGTGGCACTTCACCTACGGCGCGTTCACGTTCCACGCGGGGCTGACCAACGCGGCGGGCAACCATCACCCCTGGGAGTCCAAGCCCTGGACGTGGCCGATGTCGCTGCGGCCGGTGCTCTACGCGATCGACCAGGAGCACGTCGCGGGGTGCGGCGCCCAGTCCTGCGTCAAGGCCGTGATGCTGGTGGGGACGCCCGCGATGTGGTTCCTCGCCGTGCCGGTGCTGGCGTGGGCGGTGTGGCGGTCTTTCGTCAAGAAGGACTGGCGCTACGCGGTGGCCCTCACCGGTTACTGCGCCGGGTTCCTGCCGTGGTTCGCCGACATCGACCGCCAGATGTACTTCTTCTACGCCGCACCGATGGCGCCGTTCCTCATCATGATGATCGCGCTCATCCTCGGCGACGTGCTCTACGCGCCGCGCCAGAACGCCGAACGCCGAACGCTGGGCCTGTTGGTGGTGTGCATCTACGTGGCCGTGGTGATCACCAACTTCGCCTGGCTCTATCCGATCCTGACCGGTCTGCCGATCTCGCAGTCCACCTGGAACATGCAGATCTGGCTGCCCAGCTGGCGGTAG
- the soxR gene encoding redox-sensitive transcriptional activator SoxR, which translates to MDVLELTPGELSQRSGVAVSALHFYEREGLIVSRRTSGNQRRYARETLRRVAFIRMSQRLGIPLARIRDALATLPSDRIPTSRDWARLSAGWRADLDERILHLQRLRDNLTGCIGCGCLSLKTCVLTNPDDVLAERGPGAARL; encoded by the coding sequence ATGGACGTGCTCGAGCTGACCCCCGGCGAGCTCAGCCAGCGCAGCGGCGTGGCGGTCTCGGCGCTGCACTTCTACGAGCGGGAAGGCCTGATCGTCAGCCGTCGCACCTCCGGCAACCAACGTCGCTACGCCAGGGAGACGCTGCGGCGGGTGGCGTTCATCCGGATGTCGCAGCGCCTGGGCATCCCCCTGGCCCGTATCCGGGACGCTCTCGCGACACTGCCGTCGGATCGCATCCCGACCAGCAGGGACTGGGCCCGGCTGTCGGCGGGCTGGCGTGCCGACCTCGACGAACGCATCCTGCACCTGCAGCGACTGCGCGACAACCTCACGGGCTGCATCGGCTGCGGCTGCCTCAGCCTCAAGACGTGCGTCCTCACCAATCCCGACGACGTGCTGGCCGAACGCGGACCCGGCGCCGCCAGACTGTAG
- the rsmI gene encoding 16S rRNA (cytidine(1402)-2'-O)-methyltransferase, with amino-acid sequence MTTGRLLLAATPLGQAGDASARLVAALRSADVVAAEDTRRIRTLAQTLDVTPSGKVVSFFDQNEAARVPWLVEEIAAGATVLVVSDAGMPLVSDPGYRLVTACVAAGQRVECLPGPSAVTTALAVSGLPCDRFCFEGFAPRKHAARLTWFGALAAEPRTWVFFESPRRLAECLRDAAARLGADRQAVVCRELTKTHEEVRRGTLGELAEWAADGVLGEITVVVAGAVARVDVDELVAEVVARVDAGAGVKDACAEVIAANPGAPSRRDLYDAVLRARQ; translated from the coding sequence GTGACGACCGGTCGACTGCTCCTGGCCGCGACGCCGTTGGGCCAGGCCGGAGACGCCTCCGCACGACTCGTCGCGGCGCTTCGGAGCGCGGACGTCGTAGCCGCGGAGGACACCCGGCGCATCCGCACGCTGGCGCAGACACTGGACGTGACGCCGTCGGGCAAAGTGGTCAGCTTCTTCGACCAGAACGAGGCCGCGCGGGTGCCGTGGCTCGTCGAGGAGATCGCGGCGGGCGCGACCGTCCTAGTGGTGAGCGACGCGGGGATGCCGCTGGTCAGCGATCCTGGCTACCGGCTGGTGACGGCGTGCGTCGCGGCCGGGCAGCGGGTGGAGTGCCTGCCGGGGCCGTCGGCCGTGACGACCGCGCTCGCGGTCTCGGGCCTGCCGTGCGACCGGTTCTGCTTCGAGGGTTTCGCGCCGCGCAAGCACGCCGCGCGCCTGACGTGGTTCGGCGCGCTCGCCGCCGAGCCGCGGACGTGGGTGTTCTTCGAGTCGCCCCGCCGGCTCGCCGAATGCCTGCGCGACGCGGCGGCGCGCCTCGGCGCAGATCGCCAGGCCGTCGTGTGCCGCGAGCTGACCAAGACCCACGAGGAGGTGAGGCGCGGGACGCTCGGCGAGCTCGCGGAGTGGGCCGCCGACGGCGTCCTCGGCGAGATCACCGTCGTCGTGGCAGGCGCCGTCGCGCGGGTGGACGTCGACGAGCTGGTCGCCGAGGTCGTCGCCAGGGTCGACGCCGGCGCCGGGGTCAAGGACGCGTGCGCCGAGGTGATCGCCGCGAACCCCGGCGCACCGTCACGTCGTGACCTCTACGACGCGGTCCTGCGCGCGCGGCAGTGA
- a CDS encoding aminodeoxychorismate synthase component I → MRVERISVSRSAPDVLRVLAAATATLGLPSPAALTGSWFGSRAVIAPSVAIAPVDPTAVFDVGPGTPGRVVGGGWIGYLSYPDGGSLGGGARIPVAAGGWTDHVLRLADDGAWWYESLSGAPLPDWIARALAAEPPAAACHVDWDDADRETHRAGVLACLDAIGAGEVYQACVCTQFRGRVTGSPVDFFADAVTRTGPARAAFVAADWGAVASLSPESFLRRTGDVVTSSPIKGTLPLDEPPSALLASAKDVAENVMIVDLVRNDLGRVAVTGSVTVPELLRVHRAPGVWHLVSTVAARVDPAVPMSTLLDATFPPASVTGTPKGRARRLLASWEPHRRGIYCGTVGLASPLAGTELNVAIRTVEFDAAGNAVLGVGGGITADSDPDAEWRECLHKAAPILAGSSLPRAQDRVVEVTT, encoded by the coding sequence GTGCGGGTCGAGCGAATCAGCGTGTCGCGCAGCGCTCCGGACGTGCTGCGCGTCCTCGCGGCCGCCACGGCGACGCTGGGGCTGCCCTCGCCCGCCGCCCTCACCGGCAGCTGGTTCGGCTCGCGCGCGGTGATCGCGCCGAGCGTCGCGATCGCCCCCGTCGACCCCACCGCGGTGTTCGACGTGGGTCCCGGAACGCCGGGCCGGGTCGTCGGCGGAGGGTGGATCGGGTACCTGTCCTACCCCGACGGGGGCAGCCTCGGCGGGGGCGCACGCATCCCCGTCGCGGCCGGCGGCTGGACCGATCACGTGCTGCGCCTGGCCGACGACGGTGCCTGGTGGTACGAAAGCCTTTCTGGTGCACCGCTTCCCGATTGGATCGCGCGAGCGCTCGCAGCCGAGCCGCCCGCAGCGGCCTGTCACGTCGACTGGGACGACGCCGACCGCGAGACGCACCGCGCCGGCGTGCTGGCCTGCCTGGACGCCATCGGCGCGGGCGAGGTGTACCAGGCCTGCGTGTGCACGCAGTTCCGCGGTCGGGTGACCGGCTCCCCCGTCGACTTCTTCGCCGACGCCGTGACCCGGACCGGCCCCGCGCGCGCCGCGTTCGTGGCGGCCGACTGGGGTGCGGTGGCGTCGTTGTCGCCGGAGTCGTTCCTCCGCCGCACCGGGGACGTCGTCACCTCGAGCCCGATCAAGGGCACGCTGCCGCTCGACGAGCCGCCCTCGGCGTTGCTCGCATCGGCCAAGGACGTCGCTGAGAACGTCATGATCGTCGACCTCGTCCGCAACGACCTCGGCCGGGTCGCCGTCACCGGATCGGTCACCGTGCCCGAGCTGCTGCGGGTGCACCGCGCGCCCGGCGTGTGGCATCTGGTCTCGACGGTGGCGGCCCGGGTCGATCCCGCCGTGCCCATGTCGACCCTGCTCGACGCGACCTTCCCGCCGGCCTCGGTCACGGGCACGCCGAAGGGCCGCGCCCGTCGGCTGCTGGCCTCCTGGGAACCCCATCGTCGCGGAATCTATTGCGGCACAGTCGGTTTGGCGTCACCACTGGCGGGCACCGAACTCAACGTCGCGATCCGCACCGTGGAGTTCGACGCGGCGGGCAACGCGGTGCTCGGCGTCGGCGGCGGCATCACGGCCGACTCGGATCCCGACGCCGAGTGGCGGGAGTGCCTGCACAAGGCGGCCCCGATCCTCGCGGGTTCCTCACTGCCGCGCGCGCAGGACCGCGTCGTAGAGGTCACGACGTGA
- a CDS encoding DUF5642 family protein, producing MLRTSIALACALLATACSHSPPPADAKSDISGVLDVKSSFGPGFAVSTVAPTGIDPRLLAPQAIPPGAVFDPPACAKDATGLVVPPGIKGNMAATTAEGNGNRFIAIAIETSQSLQFPDPGDACKKVAFAGGGVRGLVEVVDSPAIDGVHTLGTHRVVQTKVADKLVSGELYDYVATFATYTVIVTANPLVDPGKPVAPVDTQRARDLLTAAVKAVRGS from the coding sequence ATGCTCAGGACGTCGATCGCCCTCGCGTGCGCGCTCCTCGCGACGGCGTGTTCGCACAGTCCGCCGCCCGCGGACGCCAAGTCCGACATCTCGGGTGTCCTCGACGTCAAGTCCAGTTTCGGTCCCGGGTTCGCGGTGAGCACCGTCGCACCGACGGGAATCGACCCGCGACTGCTTGCGCCGCAAGCTATTCCGCCGGGCGCCGTATTCGATCCGCCGGCGTGCGCCAAGGACGCGACGGGCCTGGTGGTGCCGCCGGGGATCAAGGGCAACATGGCCGCGACGACGGCCGAGGGCAACGGCAACCGCTTCATCGCGATCGCGATCGAGACGTCGCAGTCGTTGCAGTTCCCCGACCCGGGCGACGCCTGCAAGAAGGTCGCCTTCGCCGGCGGCGGGGTCCGCGGGCTCGTCGAGGTCGTCGACTCGCCCGCGATCGACGGCGTGCACACGCTCGGCACCCACCGCGTGGTGCAGACGAAGGTCGCCGACAAACTCGTCAGCGGCGAGCTCTACGACTACGTCGCCACCTTCGCGACGTACACCGTCATCGTGACGGCCAACCCGCTCGTCGACCCCGGCAAGCCGGTCGCGCCCGTCGACACCCAGCGGGCGCGCGATCTGCTGACCGCGGCCGTGAAGGCGGTGCGCGGCAGCTAG
- a CDS encoding alpha-ketoglutarate-dependent dioxygenase AlkB: MADTGLAVQGALFGHDERRELGDGAWIDVRAGWLTGADDVFEALRTDVPWRAERRQMYDRVLDVPRLVSFHDLLADPAPHPALARMRVRLNDIYARELGEPFTTAGLCLYRDGNDSVAWHGDTIGRSSTEDTMVAILSLGATRTLALRPRSGGRSLRLPQSHGDLIVMGGSCQRTWEHSVPKTSKPTGPRISVQFRPRDVR; this comes from the coding sequence GTGGCAGACACGGGTCTGGCAGTTCAGGGAGCGCTCTTCGGTCATGACGAGCGACGGGAGCTGGGCGACGGGGCGTGGATCGACGTCCGCGCCGGCTGGCTGACCGGCGCCGACGACGTGTTCGAGGCGCTGCGGACCGACGTCCCCTGGCGGGCCGAGCGGCGCCAGATGTATGACCGGGTGCTCGACGTTCCGCGGCTCGTCAGCTTCCACGACCTGCTCGCCGACCCGGCCCCGCACCCAGCGCTCGCCCGAATGCGCGTGCGGCTCAACGACATCTACGCCCGCGAGCTGGGCGAGCCGTTCACCACCGCCGGCCTCTGCCTCTACCGCGACGGCAACGACAGTGTCGCGTGGCACGGTGACACCATCGGCCGTAGCAGCACCGAGGACACGATGGTGGCGATCCTCAGCCTCGGCGCGACCCGGACCCTCGCGCTGCGTCCACGCTCCGGCGGCCGTTCGCTACGGCTACCGCAGAGTCACGGTGATCTGATCGTCATGGGCGGGTCGTGTCAGCGGACCTGGGAACACAGCGTGCCCAAGACCAGCAAGCCGACGGGTCCCCGGATCAGCGTGCAGTTCCGCCCGCGCGACGTGCGCTAG
- the metG gene encoding methionine--tRNA ligase, with protein MSEPFYVTTAIAYPNGAPHIGHAYEYVATDAIARFKRLDGFDVRYLTGTDEHGLKMAQTAAAEGIPTAELARRNSDAFEAMQEKLGISFDRFIRTTDPDHVEASIAIWRAMDANGDIYLDSYSGWYSVRDERFFAEDELEVLADGTRVAAETGTPVTWTEEQTYFFRLSAYADRLLAHYEAHPEFIGPDVRRNEIVSFVSGGLRDLSISRTTFDWGVQVPDHPDHVMYVWVDALTNYLTGAGYPDTSSEAYRRYWPADLHMIGKDIIRFHAVYWPAFLMSAGLELPKRVFAHGFLFNSGEKMSKSVGNVVDPVALVDAFGLDQVRYFLLREVPFGQDGSYSEDGIVSRINTDLANELGNLAQRSLSMVNKNLGGAVPQPGPLTADDTALLALADGLLEKVRAHFDGQAMHLALEAIWLMLGAANRYFSAQEPWVLRKSADDADQDRFRTTLYTTLEVVRIAALLVQPVMPGSASRLLDLLGQPADARQFTDVATRIAPGTALPTPQGVFPRHQVE; from the coding sequence ATGAGTGAGCCCTTCTACGTCACCACCGCCATCGCGTACCCCAACGGTGCGCCGCACATCGGGCACGCCTACGAGTACGTCGCGACCGACGCGATCGCCCGGTTCAAGCGCCTCGACGGATTCGACGTGCGCTACCTCACCGGCACCGACGAGCACGGCCTCAAGATGGCGCAGACCGCGGCCGCCGAGGGCATTCCGACCGCCGAGCTCGCCCGGCGCAACTCCGACGCGTTCGAGGCGATGCAGGAGAAGCTCGGCATCTCCTTCGACCGGTTCATCCGCACGACCGACCCCGATCACGTCGAGGCGTCGATCGCGATCTGGCGCGCCATGGACGCCAACGGCGACATCTACCTCGACTCTTACTCCGGCTGGTACTCCGTGCGCGACGAGCGGTTCTTCGCCGAGGACGAGCTCGAGGTGCTCGCCGACGGGACGCGGGTGGCCGCCGAGACGGGCACCCCGGTCACGTGGACCGAGGAGCAGACCTACTTCTTCCGTCTGTCGGCCTACGCCGATCGGCTGCTGGCGCACTACGAGGCCCACCCCGAGTTCATCGGGCCCGACGTCCGGCGCAACGAGATCGTCAGCTTCGTCTCCGGCGGCCTGCGCGACCTGTCGATCTCGCGCACCACGTTCGACTGGGGCGTGCAGGTCCCCGACCACCCCGACCACGTCATGTACGTGTGGGTCGACGCCCTGACCAACTACCTGACCGGCGCGGGCTACCCGGACACGTCGTCGGAGGCCTACCGCCGCTACTGGCCCGCCGATCTGCACATGATCGGCAAGGACATCATCCGCTTCCACGCCGTCTACTGGCCGGCGTTCCTCATGTCGGCGGGGCTCGAGCTGCCCAAGCGGGTGTTCGCCCACGGCTTCCTGTTCAACAGCGGCGAGAAGATGAGCAAGTCGGTCGGCAACGTCGTCGACCCCGTCGCGCTGGTCGACGCGTTCGGACTGGACCAGGTGCGCTACTTCCTGCTGCGCGAGGTGCCGTTCGGACAGGACGGCAGCTACAGCGAGGACGGCATCGTCAGCCGGATCAACACCGACCTCGCCAACGAGCTGGGCAACCTGGCGCAGCGGTCGCTGTCGATGGTGAACAAGAACCTCGGCGGCGCCGTCCCGCAGCCGGGTCCGCTCACCGCCGACGACACCGCGCTGCTGGCGCTCGCCGACGGGTTGTTGGAGAAGGTCCGCGCCCACTTCGACGGGCAGGCCATGCACCTCGCGCTGGAGGCGATCTGGCTGATGCTCGGCGCCGCCAACCGCTACTTCTCCGCGCAGGAGCCGTGGGTGTTGCGCAAGTCCGCCGACGACGCCGACCAGGACCGCTTTAGGACGACGCTGTACACGACGCTCGAGGTCGTACGGATCGCGGCGCTGCTGGTGCAGCCCGTGATGCCGGGCTCGGCGAGCCGGCTGCTCGACCTGTTGGGCCAGCCCGCCGACGCGCGGCAGTTCACCGACGTCGCGACCCGCATCGCGCCGGGGACCGCGCTGCCGACGCCCCAGGGCGTGTTCCCCCGCCACCAGGTGGAGTGA
- a CDS encoding RNA polymerase sigma-70 factor — protein sequence MSTDEHAERFTALRPLLFTIAYEILGSATESDDVLQESYLRWAQVDLTRVRDTKAYLAQLVTRQALNALRSAARRREDYVGPWLPEPLLLDGGDPSSDVVLAESVSMAMMVVLETLGPDERAVFVLREVFGFGHDDIAATLGKSVAAVRQMAHRARAHVQARRRRFEPVDPVRSHELTARFFAAAATGEVEPLLAMLAPDVVWTADSDGKASAARRPIVGADRVARLVVGLTRLVGEGVRLEPGFYNGAPALVLYDDDRLEGIVLVEITDGLITNFYAMRNPEKLGGVTVAREIART from the coding sequence ATGAGCACCGACGAGCACGCCGAGCGGTTCACCGCCCTGCGACCGCTGCTGTTCACCATCGCCTACGAAATACTCGGCAGCGCAACCGAATCCGACGACGTACTGCAGGAGAGCTACCTGCGGTGGGCGCAGGTCGACCTGACCCGCGTGCGCGACACCAAGGCCTATCTCGCCCAACTCGTCACCCGCCAGGCGCTCAACGCCCTGCGGTCGGCCGCCCGCAGGCGCGAGGACTACGTCGGGCCGTGGCTGCCCGAGCCGCTCCTGCTCGACGGCGGCGACCCGTCCTCGGACGTGGTGCTCGCGGAGTCGGTGTCGATGGCCATGATGGTCGTCCTCGAAACGCTCGGCCCCGACGAGCGGGCGGTGTTCGTGCTACGCGAGGTGTTCGGCTTCGGGCACGACGACATCGCCGCGACGCTCGGCAAGTCCGTGGCCGCGGTCCGTCAGATGGCCCACCGCGCGCGGGCGCACGTGCAGGCGCGGCGCAGGCGGTTCGAGCCCGTCGACCCCGTGCGGTCCCACGAGCTCACCGCCCGGTTCTTCGCGGCCGCGGCCACCGGTGAGGTCGAGCCGCTGCTGGCGATGCTCGCGCCCGACGTCGTGTGGACCGCCGACAGCGACGGCAAGGCCAGCGCGGCTCGCAGGCCGATCGTCGGCGCGGACCGGGTGGCCCGATTGGTCGTCGGCCTGACCCGGCTCGTCGGCGAGGGCGTCCGTCTGGAGCCCGGGTTCTACAACGGCGCTCCCGCGCTGGTGCTCTACGACGACGACCGGCTGGAGGGGATCGTCCTCGTCGAGATCACCGACGGCCTCATCACGAACTTCTATGCCATGCGCAACCCCGAGAAGCTGGGTGGGGTGACGGTCGCCAGGGAGATAGCCCGCACGTGA
- the arcA gene encoding arginine deiminase: MTGTTLGANSEVGPLRVVILHRPGPELQRLTPRNNDRLLFDGMPWVARAQEEHDAFAALLRSRGVEVLLLADLLTEALASGAARMQGIAAAVDSRRLGLPLAQELSAYLRTLGVQELARILMAGMTFNELPFMGGELSLVQRMHHDADFVIDPLPNLLFTRDSSFWIGPRVAITSLALPARIRETSLTDLIYAHHPRFLGVRRAYESRSAPVEGGDVLLLAPGVVAVGVGERTTPAGAEALARSLFDDGLAHTVLAVPIAQERAQMHLDTVCTMVDVDAVVMYPNIVDSLSAFTIRQKSQGVSITSAAPFVDAAADAMGISKLRVIDTGLDPVTAEREQWDDGNNTLALAPGVVVAHERNTETNARLADSGIEVLPISASELGTGRGGPRCMSCPVARDPL; encoded by the coding sequence ATGACTGGGACGACGCTCGGCGCGAACTCGGAGGTCGGACCGCTGCGGGTCGTCATCCTGCATCGCCCCGGGCCGGAACTGCAGCGTCTGACCCCGCGCAACAACGATCGGCTGCTGTTCGACGGGATGCCGTGGGTGGCGCGCGCGCAGGAGGAGCACGACGCGTTCGCCGCGCTGCTGCGTTCGCGTGGCGTCGAGGTGCTGTTGCTCGCCGACCTGCTGACCGAAGCTCTGGCCAGCGGCGCGGCGCGAATGCAGGGCATCGCCGCCGCCGTCGACAGCCGCCGCCTGGGTTTGCCTCTGGCGCAAGAGCTTTCGGCCTATCTGCGTACGCTCGGCGTCCAGGAGCTGGCGCGCATCCTGATGGCGGGCATGACCTTCAACGAGTTGCCCTTCATGGGTGGTGAGCTGTCGCTGGTGCAACGCATGCACCACGACGCGGACTTCGTCATCGATCCGCTGCCCAACCTGCTGTTCACCCGGGACTCGTCGTTCTGGATCGGGCCGCGGGTGGCCATCACGTCGCTGGCGCTGCCCGCCCGCATCCGCGAGACCTCGCTGACCGACCTGATCTACGCCCACCACCCCCGCTTCCTGGGCGTGCGGCGCGCGTACGAGTCGCGGTCGGCGCCCGTCGAGGGTGGTGACGTCCTGTTGCTCGCGCCGGGGGTGGTGGCCGTCGGCGTCGGCGAGCGCACGACCCCCGCGGGCGCGGAGGCCCTGGCGCGCAGCCTGTTCGACGACGGACTCGCCCACACCGTGCTGGCCGTGCCGATCGCCCAGGAGCGGGCGCAGATGCACCTCGACACCGTGTGCACGATGGTCGACGTCGACGCCGTCGTCATGTACCCCAACATCGTGGACTCGTTGTCCGCGTTCACGATTCGCCAGAAGAGCCAGGGCGTCTCGATCACCAGCGCCGCCCCGTTCGTCGACGCGGCGGCCGACGCGATGGGCATCTCCAAGCTGCGCGTCATCGACACCGGCCTCGATCCGGTGACCGCCGAGCGGGAGCAGTGGGACGACGGCAACAACACGCTCGCGCTGGCGCCCGGTGTCGTGGTGGCCCACGAGCGCAACACCGAGACCAACGCGCGACTGGCCGATTCGGGCATCGAGGTGTTGCCGATCTCGGCCTCCGAGCTCGGCACCGGCCGCGGCGGCCCCCGGTGCATGTCGTGTCCGGTGGCACGGGACCCGCTCTAG
- a CDS encoding NAD(P)/FAD-dependent oxidoreductase, which translates to MTTPEEHPNAHTTVVVVGGGYAGVVAANRLRVDPGVAVTLVNPRPAFVERIRLHQLLTGSDDARVDYAHVLSADVRLLVDTADRIDASTRTVALGSGATIGYDYLVYAVGSTGAADVPGVAAFARSVSDWESAQALRAALARIDPGAPVVVVGAGPTGIETAAELAEQGRAVTLVCGGVLGPYFAAPARRAVARRMRTLGVTVVEGPGTTAVEVRADAVRLADGRLLPSAITIWTAGFDVPDLAARSGLTTDAVGRLLTDETLTSVDSPFVVAAGDAATPSGQPLRMSCQAAMPLGAQAANTVLSRIAGTPPATVEQAFTGQCVSLGRRGAVVQLAHLDDRVMPVYLGGRAAAAVKELVCRGTIAFLAREARTPGSYVWLKGGKRANSLAAVESAPAR; encoded by the coding sequence ATGACCACACCCGAAGAACATCCCAACGCACACACCACCGTCGTCGTCGTGGGCGGCGGGTATGCCGGCGTCGTCGCGGCCAACCGCCTGCGCGTCGACCCCGGCGTCGCCGTCACCCTCGTCAACCCGCGGCCCGCCTTCGTCGAGCGGATCCGGCTGCACCAGCTCCTCACCGGGTCCGACGACGCGCGCGTCGACTACGCCCACGTGCTGTCCGCCGACGTCCGCCTGCTCGTCGACACCGCGGACCGCATCGACGCGTCAACGCGCACCGTGGCGCTCGGCTCCGGGGCGACGATCGGATATGACTACCTCGTCTACGCCGTCGGCAGCACCGGGGCCGCCGACGTGCCCGGCGTCGCGGCGTTCGCCCGCTCCGTCTCGGACTGGGAGTCGGCGCAGGCGCTGCGGGCGGCGCTGGCCCGGATCGACCCCGGTGCGCCGGTCGTCGTCGTCGGCGCGGGCCCGACGGGCATCGAGACGGCGGCCGAACTCGCCGAGCAGGGGCGGGCCGTCACGCTGGTGTGCGGCGGTGTGCTCGGCCCGTACTTCGCGGCGCCGGCCCGACGGGCGGTGGCCCGCCGGATGCGCACGTTGGGCGTGACCGTCGTCGAGGGGCCGGGCACCACGGCCGTCGAGGTGCGCGCGGACGCGGTGCGACTGGCCGACGGTCGCCTGCTGCCCAGCGCCATCACCATCTGGACGGCCGGTTTCGACGTGCCCGACCTCGCGGCCCGCAGCGGTCTGACGACCGACGCCGTCGGGCGGTTGCTGACGGATGAGACGCTGACGAGCGTGGACAGCCCATTCGTCGTCGCGGCGGGCGACGCCGCGACGCCGTCGGGTCAGCCGCTGCGGATGAGCTGCCAGGCGGCCATGCCCCTCGGCGCACAGGCGGCCAACACGGTGCTCAGCCGCATCGCGGGCACGCCACCCGCGACGGTCGAGCAGGCGTTCACCGGGCAGTGCGTCAGCCTGGGCCGCCGGGGTGCCGTCGTCCAGCTGGCGCATCTCGACGATCGAGTCATGCCGGTGTACCTCGGCGGGCGCGCCGCCGCGGCGGTCAAGGAACTGGTGTGCAGGGGCACGATCGCGTTCCTCGCCCGAGAGGCCCGCACGCCCGGCTCCTACGTCTGGCTCAAGGGCGGCAAGCGGGCCAATAGCCTGGCGGCCGTCGAGAGCGCGCCCGCGCGATGA